A stretch of Peteryoungia algae DNA encodes these proteins:
- a CDS encoding Swt1 family HEPN domain-containing protein produces the protein MLFSKVLGFIFSELTMPKRPDGLIRAFGMSGLQIAASMKGIERKYAVDLGWSPSAPSGRKAAEYEQFPATLRAEAARMSEFYEVFYCLENSIRSLVSDILLESEGADWWNSSRIDEKRIREPTQLRRKKEVDNGVTARSDRLIDYTTFGELSQIITDNWDLFEPVFSSKSAVSSVSNQLNLLRGPIAHCNPTDELEQDRLNLAVRSWFRLMS, from the coding sequence ATGCTATTTTCAAAAGTATTAGGATTCATCTTCTCCGAGCTGACGATGCCTAAGCGACCTGACGGCCTTATTCGTGCTTTTGGAATGAGCGGGTTGCAGATCGCGGCTAGCATGAAAGGTATTGAGCGGAAATACGCAGTTGACCTCGGGTGGTCCCCATCGGCGCCCTCGGGCCGAAAAGCTGCAGAGTATGAGCAGTTTCCGGCCACTTTGCGTGCCGAAGCTGCGAGGATGTCTGAGTTTTATGAAGTATTCTACTGTCTCGAAAACTCCATCCGTAGTCTGGTGTCAGACATCCTTCTCGAATCTGAAGGTGCAGACTGGTGGAACAGTTCTCGGATAGACGAAAAGAGAATACGTGAGCCGACGCAACTGAGACGAAAGAAGGAGGTTGATAACGGTGTAACCGCGCGCTCTGATAGGCTAATTGACTATACAACATTCGGCGAATTATCCCAGATTATTACTGATAACTGGGATTTGTTTGAGCCAGTCTTTAGTTCTAAGAGCGCGGTTAGCAGCGTGTCCAATCAACTGAATCTGTTGAGAGGACCTATTGCGCATTGCAATCCAACTGACGAGTTGGAACAGGATAGGCTGAATCTTGCCGTACGATCATGGTTTAGGTTGATGTCCTGA
- a CDS encoding DUF5343 domain-containing protein — MAGLPYVTSPGNIDRALNGIKLAAVPERVSQDFVKTILKIPGGSGDQMTSFLKKIGFVNPDGSPTELYKKFRNPSESGAAIASAIKSAYAPLYIRNEFMHELSDDKLVGILVEETGQPHDSNPVKMIAASIKHLKSFANFRAEEKREQLIDVRPEESRKSSSTESNPGSQSIGLNLGYTINLNLPATSDPEVFDAIFKSIRIHLLRADDA; from the coding sequence ATGGCTGGCCTGCCTTACGTTACATCTCCGGGAAACATCGATCGTGCCCTCAACGGGATTAAGCTAGCGGCCGTCCCTGAACGGGTTAGCCAAGATTTCGTCAAGACTATACTGAAGATCCCCGGCGGCTCTGGAGATCAGATGACGTCGTTTCTGAAAAAAATTGGCTTCGTGAACCCGGACGGGTCTCCGACAGAATTATATAAAAAGTTTCGCAATCCGTCAGAGTCGGGTGCTGCAATAGCAAGCGCAATAAAGTCAGCTTATGCGCCTCTGTATATCCGTAACGAGTTCATGCACGAGTTGTCTGATGATAAGCTTGTCGGAATACTTGTGGAGGAAACTGGGCAGCCTCATGACTCTAACCCAGTTAAAATGATAGCTGCGTCCATTAAGCATCTCAAATCTTTTGCTAATTTCCGTGCTGAGGAAAAAAGAGAGCAGCTGATTGATGTCAGGCCAGAGGAGAGCCGGAAAAGTTCGTCGACAGAATCGAACCCGGGTTCTCAAAGCATCGGTCTCAATCTTGGTTACACGATTAATTTGAATCTGCCAGCCACTTCTGATCCAGAAGTATTTGATGCTATTTTCAAAAGTATTAGGATTCATCTTCTCCGAGCTGACGATGCCTAA